From the genome of Halomonas sp. I5-271120, one region includes:
- the dapF gene encoding diaminopimelate epimerase: MLLHFTKMHGLGNDFMVVDLITQRARLRDEQIRELADRHFGIGFDQLLIVEPPLDPDMDFRYRIFNADGSEVENCGNGARCFARFVRDQRLTHKHEIHVETRGGPLTLKVEDDGRVSVDMGVPRFAPQSLPFEADEDRLRHRLEVDGETLEIGVASLGNPHAVLTVEDVDTAPVARLGPAIEAHPRFPRRVNVGFMQVVSPHELRLRVFERGSGETLACGTGACAAVACGIRQGRLESPVTVHLPGGDLTIAWPSQDAPLVMTGPVVRVFDGRVALS, encoded by the coding sequence ACCCAGCGGGCCCGGCTGCGCGACGAGCAGATTCGCGAACTGGCCGACCGCCACTTCGGCATCGGCTTCGATCAGCTGCTGATCGTCGAGCCGCCGCTGGACCCGGACATGGACTTTCGCTACCGGATATTCAACGCCGATGGCAGCGAAGTAGAGAATTGCGGCAACGGTGCGCGCTGCTTCGCCCGCTTCGTGCGCGACCAGCGCCTGACCCACAAGCATGAGATCCACGTCGAAACCCGCGGCGGCCCCCTGACCCTCAAGGTCGAGGACGACGGTCGGGTCAGCGTCGACATGGGCGTGCCGCGCTTTGCGCCGCAAAGCCTGCCCTTCGAGGCCGACGAGGACCGCCTGCGCCATCGCCTGGAGGTCGACGGCGAAACGCTTGAGATCGGCGTGGCCTCCCTGGGCAATCCTCATGCGGTACTCACGGTCGAGGACGTCGACACGGCCCCGGTGGCCCGCTTAGGCCCCGCAATCGAAGCACATCCGCGCTTCCCGCGTCGGGTCAACGTCGGCTTCATGCAGGTGGTGTCGCCCCACGAGCTCCGCCTGCGGGTCTTCGAGCGCGGCAGCGGCGAGACCCTGGCCTGCGGCACCGGCGCCTGCGCGGCGGTGGCCTGCGGCATTCGCCAGGGTCGGCTCGAAAGCCCGGTCACCGTGCACCTGCCCGGCGGCGATCTGACCATCGCCTGGCCGAGCCAGGATGCGCCTTTGGTGATGACCGGGCCGGTTGTGCGTGTCTTCGACGGGCGGGTCGCGCTAAGCTGA
- a CDS encoding HAD family hydrolase, producing the protein MTQARPLTALTFDLDDTLWDNGQVMAHTETGHYAWLDEALTTWHAPRLDALGRFGERFPLTAYQQRRGELAARHPLRRGDFTWIREQSLYELLTEYGLATEEARRWATAAMDEFMTLRHRLTPYVEVEPLLTALGADFRLAAVTNGNVDLTRLPLAHHFPVRIAAGEMHAPKPDARPFLAALSRLGATPSQAMHVGDSWAEDVLPAQRLGMRVAWIDKRDEGLPSHLPGVHRLPHVRELPALLASLEQGGR; encoded by the coding sequence ATGACACAGGCCCGGCCGCTGACGGCCCTGACCTTCGATCTCGACGACACCCTTTGGGATAACGGCCAGGTCATGGCCCACACCGAAACCGGCCACTACGCCTGGCTCGACGAGGCCCTGACCACCTGGCATGCCCCCCGCCTCGACGCCCTGGGCCGATTCGGCGAGCGTTTCCCGCTCACCGCCTACCAGCAGCGCCGCGGCGAGCTGGCCGCACGCCACCCGCTGCGCCGTGGCGACTTCACCTGGATTCGCGAGCAGAGCCTCTATGAGCTGCTGACGGAGTATGGGCTGGCCACCGAGGAGGCACGGCGCTGGGCCACCGCCGCCATGGACGAGTTCATGACCCTGCGCCATCGCCTGACACCCTATGTCGAAGTCGAGCCCCTACTCACCGCCCTCGGCGCAGACTTTCGACTGGCCGCCGTCACCAACGGCAACGTCGACCTGACAAGGCTACCGCTGGCGCATCATTTTCCGGTGCGCATTGCCGCCGGCGAGATGCACGCGCCCAAACCCGACGCGCGCCCCTTCCTGGCGGCCCTGTCACGCTTGGGGGCGACGCCGTCGCAGGCCATGCATGTGGGAGATTCCTGGGCCGAGGACGTGCTACCGGCCCAGCGCCTGGGGATGCGCGTGGCGTGGATCGACAAGCGTGACGAGGGGCTACCGTCGCACCTGCCGGGCGTACACCGGCTGCCCCACGTCCGGGAGCTGCCCGCGCTGCTGGCGAGCCTCGAGCAAGGCGGCCGCTGA
- a CDS encoding DUF484 family protein translates to MAGAKIPEPRQTLDPEMVAHWLARHPDFFEGREGLLQQLKVPHPETRGATSLLERLVHDLRGRAETAEWRLETLLESARHNEAQYQRIRELVLALLETESNDDLGQALARELSERFQTPSVALWCPSSLSDGEITPPQAPRQVLDSAAETRLSALLDGRASRCSRLSVTDWKRLLPHTKVPEKAGSCALTRLTLGEPLGYLVLASPDPDHFRASLDTLFTEYLGEVVSRLLVRHAPPPHDTPRHA, encoded by the coding sequence ATGGCCGGTGCCAAGATCCCCGAGCCGCGCCAGACCCTGGACCCGGAGATGGTCGCTCACTGGTTGGCGCGCCACCCTGACTTCTTCGAAGGGCGAGAGGGCCTGTTGCAGCAGCTAAAGGTCCCGCATCCCGAGACCCGCGGCGCCACCTCGCTGCTCGAGCGCCTGGTACATGACCTGCGCGGCCGCGCCGAGACCGCCGAATGGCGCCTCGAGACGCTGCTCGAATCGGCGCGCCACAACGAGGCCCAGTACCAGCGCATCCGGGAGCTGGTGCTGGCACTGCTTGAGACCGAGAGCAACGACGACCTGGGCCAGGCCCTGGCTCGGGAGCTCAGCGAGCGTTTTCAGACGCCAAGCGTAGCGCTCTGGTGCCCGTCAAGCCTCAGCGACGGTGAGATCACTCCGCCCCAGGCCCCGCGCCAGGTGCTCGACTCGGCCGCCGAGACGCGGTTATCCGCACTGCTCGACGGCCGAGCCAGCCGCTGCTCGCGGCTATCGGTCACCGATTGGAAACGCCTGCTGCCTCACACCAAGGTTCCCGAAAAGGCAGGCTCCTGCGCCCTGACCCGCCTGACGCTTGGTGAGCCGCTGGGCTATCTGGTATTGGCGAGCCCCGACCCGGATCACTTCCGCGCCAGCCTCGACACCCTGTTCACCGAATACCTGGGGGAGGTCGTGTCGCGACTGCTGGTCCGGCATGCCCCGCCACCCCATGACACGCCCCGCCATGCCTGA
- a CDS encoding tyrosine recombinase XerC, whose translation MPEPALEAPLAAFLEALARHASPATVDAYRRDLLRFRAYAEESSLESWSQLDAALVRRFLGQERSRGLAPRSLARRRAALSRFADALVHEGMLTHNPVSLTPSPRQPQHLPRPVDVDQLAHFLNTPHDDGPLARRDQAMLELFYSSGLRLAELAALNLTDLESMRVRVIGKGGKPRQVPVGRRAATALDAWIQARGQWAGAGEPALFVGQRGARLGHRAIQLRLASLARERGLAEHLHPHRLRHSFASHLLESSQDLRAVQELLGHAHLSTTQVYTRLDWQHLAASYDAAHPRARRRPPSDEGTP comes from the coding sequence ATGCCTGAGCCCGCCCTCGAGGCGCCGCTGGCGGCCTTCCTCGAGGCCTTGGCACGCCACGCAAGCCCGGCCACCGTCGACGCCTATCGGCGCGATCTGCTCCGCTTTCGTGCCTACGCCGAGGAGTCATCGCTTGAATCCTGGTCGCAGCTGGACGCCGCCCTGGTGCGCCGTTTCCTTGGCCAGGAGCGCAGCCGCGGGCTGGCACCGAGGAGCCTGGCCCGGCGCCGCGCGGCCCTGTCACGGTTCGCCGACGCACTGGTTCACGAGGGCATGCTGACCCATAACCCGGTCTCGCTGACGCCCTCGCCGCGCCAGCCCCAGCACTTGCCGCGCCCCGTGGACGTCGACCAACTGGCGCACTTCCTGAATACTCCGCATGACGACGGCCCACTGGCACGCCGCGACCAGGCCATGCTGGAGCTCTTCTACTCCAGCGGCCTGCGCCTGGCCGAGCTGGCGGCGCTGAATCTGACCGATCTCGAATCGATGCGAGTGCGAGTGATCGGCAAGGGCGGCAAGCCCCGCCAAGTGCCGGTGGGGCGCCGCGCCGCCACTGCGCTGGACGCCTGGATTCAGGCCCGCGGCCAGTGGGCCGGCGCCGGGGAGCCGGCGCTGTTCGTCGGCCAGCGTGGCGCCAGGCTCGGCCATCGCGCCATTCAGCTGCGCCTGGCGTCCCTTGCCCGGGAGCGCGGCCTCGCCGAGCATCTGCACCCGCACCGGCTGCGCCACTCCTTCGCCAGCCACCTGCTGGAATCGAGCCAGGATCTGCGCGCGGTGCAGGAGCTGCTCGGCCATGCCCACCTGTCGACGACCCAGGTCTACACAAGGCTCGACTGGCAGCACCTGGCCGCCAGCTACGATGCCGCCCACCCAAGGGCGCGACGCCGCCCGCCGTCCGACGAGGGAACCCCATGA